Proteins encoded within one genomic window of Ptiloglossa arizonensis isolate GNS036 chromosome 3, iyPtiAriz1_principal, whole genome shotgun sequence:
- the LOC143144907 gene encoding uncharacterized protein LOC143144907, whose translation MTKVELCVVKGNAYLSVHFILSVHRVLTLVLIVHIYICIIQVLDMTSYNLKEPEEVKDYLKNLHIEYKFGCYKEKNPEVCHLLGDYTESIKNDYKEAINIYKKNCDEMNYNKSCTKYGDYRAIGRGYKKDVLEGYKYMKKGCDLNDEKGCHHAGVFAISNEKLEADRAVQVANGMAMLKKACDSNVEKACFHLAGVFLSGIEGHVEKNIREAYKLCLKSCEIGNPYACANVSVMHRNGDGVQKNVELADAFEQRAKALLNELKKYRKQLKFHDGINFLNFLQYLLNEVCWFFTKQVPSDFLVNEIRCHSHTAEAKTQVFVPRSEEEWYKIHSSSPSIFSKFPFLVADDAIDKAGLKRYPLYQQTRVTMRCYLFTSSCSLAAVAFVAFLSHNVLVTGDELSKNVVEVDVYYESLCPDSKRWFKDQLRPSYDSLKDYVHMNYIPYGKASQRFNPENNRWEFTCQHGPDECEGNIVQACAIHAIQNEEPADKVQQLTTTVLICAMTSSFPPSAVPKCAEKAGVSLQTRNNIEDCIGGPLGKELLAANGKKTTALSPPLSFVPTIVLNGVYNKESQRKAFDNFSKEVCEHLEGSKPSQCSSA comes from the exons GGAATGCGTACCTCAGTGTACATTTCATTTTAAGTGTACATCGTGTACTTACGCTCGTTTTAATCGTACATATTTACATTTGTATCATACAAGTTCTTGACATGACGTCATATAACCTGAAAGAACCTGAAGAAGTGAAAGATTATCTAAAAAACCTTcatattgaatataaatttgGTTGTTATAAAGAGAAAAATCCTGAAG tCTGTCATCTACTCGGTGACTACACAgaaagtattaaaaatgattataaaGAGGCCAtcaatatatataaaaagaattgtGATGAAATGAATTATAACAAAAGTTGTACAAAGTATGGAGATTATAGGGCGATTG GTAGAGGTTACAAGAAAGACGTTTTGGAGGGATACAAATATATGAAGAAAGGTTGTGATCTGAATGATGAAAAGGGTTGCCATCATGCAGGTGTTTTTGCAATAAGTAATGAGAAATTGGAAGCAGACAGAGCTGTCCAGGTTGCAAATGGAATGGCAATGCTTAAAAAAGCTTGCGATAGTAATGTAGAGAAAGCTTGTTTCCATTTAGCAGGTGTCTTTTTGAGTGGTATTGAGGGACatgttgaaaaaaatataaGGGAAGCGTACAAGCTATGTTTAAAGTCTTGTGAAATTGGAAATCCTTATGCTTGTGCCAATGTTTCTGTAATGCATAGAAACGGTGATGGTGTACAAAAAAATGTAGAACTAGCAGATGCTTTTGAACAACGAGCTAAAGCGCTACTAAACGAATTAAAGAAATACAGGAAACAATTGAAATTTCATGATGGCATTAAT tttcttaatttcctACAGTATCTCTTAAACGAGGTCTGTTGGTTTTTTACAAAACAGGTTCCATCGGACTTCCTCGTTAACGAAATACGGTGTCATTCTCATACTGCAGAAGCCAAAACACAGGTCTTCGTGCCTCGCTCAGAAGAAGAATGGTACAAGATACATTCTTCG tCCCCTTCTATATTTTCGAAGTTCCCCTTCTTGGTAGCCGATGATGCTATAGACAAAGCTGGTTTAAAGCGGTACCCGCTTTATCAGCAGACCAGAGTGACCATGCGGTGCTACCTGTTCACGTCGAGCTGCTCACTTGCGGCCGTAGCCTTTGTTGCCTTCCTCAGCCACAATGTTCTG GTGACCGGCGATGAACTATCGAAGAATGTGGTTGAGGTAGATGTCTACTATGAATCATTATGCCCCGACAGCAAACGATGGTTCAAGGACCAGCTGCGCCCGTCGTATGATAGTTTAAAGGACTACGTTCACATGAATTATATTCCATACGGGAAAGCCTCG CAAAGATTCAATCCTGAGAACAATCGATGGGAGTTCACCTGTCAACATGGGCCCGACGAATGCGAAGGAAATATAGTCCAAGCCTGCGCGATCCACGCGATTCAAAACGAAGAACCGGCTGACAAAGTTCAACAACTCACCACTACGGTTCTTATTTGCGCAATGACCTCGAGCTTCCCGCCATCGGCTGTTCCGAAG TGCGCCGAAAAAGCGGGAGTGAGTCTGCAGACGCGAAACAACATCGAGGATTGTATCGGAGGCCCTCTGGGCAAAGAGTTACTCGCCGCCAATGGCAAGAAGACGACTGCTCTGTCACCGCCCCTCTCTTTCGTACCAACGATAGTGTTGAATGGA GTGTACAACAAAGAGAGCCAAAGGAAGGCGTTCGACAACTTTTCCAAAGAAGTTTGCGAACATCTGGAAGGGTCGAAGCCGTCGCAGTGCAGCAGTGCTTAA
- the LOC143145040 gene encoding aladin, whose amino-acid sequence MVKMSLHDFDSPSFDESTAVGFICNIVHYCDYEDMQDELQPFAKYLRQYPEVSIAPDTLATRETARTICSGDMFLPVHDSIFKKIVSVWREKGLAEAICLAASTDPEEVTTAIHWIATRLKWLLDLMDKGIYQREILPTTGSGSVADVVQTADWDSSFIRCLSWHPHCARLAVVTRDDRIRIFSQGVPVVPILRHSAQKSVCCISWRPFAGKELAVACHTGVLIWTIELGAASNSLSHAVLLKQRNHAPVTSVTWHPQGDLLVSCSPADANMIIWNTSKREGVPLRRVGGGGLCFTRWSPCGSQLFVATCRNIFRVWNTGVTTLWHADKWTVPNGRVAAACFGPNLTLLFTSTEDSATVFSLPLQENIFDVKKGSVDDTKLAVPLIDLTRVSFSSDNDYVPVGGKVVAMEWDPTGRYLAILFQDSPWIALIKTKVGNMSRIVDIKPGCLIKGFSGEVPNCMNFYQKCDSSSPVTCLTIAWSSGRIQHFPIVEKETELNTSASYSLKMHSFSMRNETYNFDLNTTYG is encoded by the exons ATGGTGAAAATGTCGTTACACGATTTCGATTCTCCTTCTTTCGATGAATCAACCGCTGTTGGATTTATATGCAATATTGTGCATTACTGTGATTATGAAGATATGCAGGATGAATTACAGCCTTTTGCCAAATACCTGCGTCAGTATCCAGAGGTTTCAATTGCCCCAGATACTCTTGCTACACGTGAAACTGCACGCACTATTTGTTCCGGTGATATGTTTCTACCAGTTCATGATagtatctttaaaaaaattgtcagTGTATGGAGGGAAAAGGGGCTAGCTGAAGCTATTTGCCTTGCTGCATCCACAGATCCTGAGGAGGTTACAACAGCTATACATTGGATAGCGACAAG actTAAATGGTTATTAGATTTAATGGATAAAGGAATATATCAAAGAGAAATCTTACCTACTACTGGATCAGGGTCAGTTGCAGATGTTGTTCAAACGGCGGATTGGGATTCATCTTTT ATCAGATGTCTCTCTTGGCATCCACATTGTGCACGACTAGCGGTAGTTACGCGAGATGATCGCATTCGTATCTTTTCTCAAGGAGTACCGGTAGTACCAATACTAAGACACAGTGCTCAAAAATCAGTTTGTTGCATAAGCTGGAGACCATTTGCTGGCAAGGAATTAGCAGTAGCGTGTCACACAGGTGTCTTAATTTGGACGATAGAATTAGGTGCAGCCAGCAATTCTCTTAGTCACGCAGTATTACTAAAGCAAAGGAATCATGCACCCGTTACAAGTGTTACATGGCATCCGCAGGGTGACTTGTTGGTATCTTGTTCACCAGCAGATGCAAATATGATTATTTGGAACACTTCTAAAAGGGAAGGTGTTCCACTAAGGCGAGTAGGAGGTGGTGGCTTGTGTTTTACACGTTGGTCTCCTTGTGGATCTCAACTGTTTGTTGCTACATGCAGAAATATATTCAG AGTTTGGAATACTGGAGTAACAACATTATGGCATGCTGATAAATGGACAGTACCTAATGGTCGTGTAGCAGCTGCATGTTTTGGCCCAAATTTGACTCTATTGTTTACATCAACCGAAGATTCTGCAACAGTCTTTTCCTTACCAttgcaagaaaatatatttgatgtCAAAAAAGGGTCTGTTGACGACACAAAATTAGCTGTACCCCTAATAGATTTGACAAGAGTCAGTTTTTCATCGGACAATGATTATGTTCCGGTTGGTGGAAAAGTAGTTGCAATGGAGTGGGATCCTACCGGAAGATATCTTGCCATACTTTTTCAA GACAGTCCTTGGATCGCATTAATTAAAACCAAAGTAGGTAACATGTCGCGAATAGTCGACATTAAACCAGGTTGCTTGATAAAAGGATTTTCCGGAGAAGTTCCGAATTGTATGAATTTCTACCAAAAGTGTGACAGCTCATCCCCAGTAACTTGTTTAACAATCGCTTGGAGCAGTGGTCGTATACAACACTTTCCCATAGTCGAAAAAGAAACTGAACTCAATACAAGTGCAAGCTACTCATTAAAAATGCACTCATTCTCTATGAGGAACGAGACGTACAATTTCGATTTAAATACTACTTACGGTTAA
- the LOC143144485 gene encoding uncharacterized protein LOC143144485, protein MHLEDFHADRNEEDVQRAVTRSIKQENFNSLHLAPIATMNTNNQQACWATSHADTGISSPILPNNSNPREYTDWEQLTAAFQYPCQQYSATDRSPGSTGSEATTPTWTTVVHSDTSDCSNGRLPSVGSAFSFSRSFCNTVYPEYQSYQEYQDDMTVSLPLILHSQADGQGFTGPMQTATDEFDLSLIRGDPTSLLNNVDSPSSPSSTYLEEFQDPFSNLNGSCYAVGHLVSGQQSSISAMTFISDTGLGEGFGNQIVLPRNEGLLLADRRVSVSKTVSETEKRSKSYDCSTTDDNLTSTYHCRWIDCGCAFAEQEGLVRHIERRHVESSSSNAHGHGRRVQRDRDKDKDKDGDGFTGTGSGQDEFACLWQGCPRARPFNARYKLLIHMRVHSGEKPNKCPFTGCKKAFSRLENLKIHQRSHTGERPYACQHRGCSKAFSNSSDRAKHQRTHYDTKPYACQVTGCGKRYTDPSSLRKHVKNHSEPSTPLPSLSSTSESKNPANTTNTSRHDLISTTSRQQSQTVAAFAAESNYQSYKSSESYADEDTDLFQTNLCQVDRISMNLESNQEYVPIESVKRFLIEDVSSSHVDGTGYCEEDVPDFQELGSDIEQQFLELSNLDDAVFIDG, encoded by the exons ATGCACCTCGAAGACTTCCACGCGGACAGGAACGAGGAGGACGTTCAACGCGCCGTTACGAGAAGCATCAAACAAGAGAATTTCAATTCCTTGCACTTAGCGCCGATCGCGACAATGAATACCAACAATCAGCAAGCCTGTTGGGCGACCTCTCACGCGGACACTGGTATCTCCTCCCCTATATTGCCCAATAATTCCAATCCACGAGAGTACACCGATTGGGAGCAACTGACAGCCGCGTTCCAATATCCCTGTCAGCAGTACTCGGCCACAGACAGGTCACCGGGAAGCACGGGCAGTGAGGCAACCACACCAACGTGGACCACCGTTGTTCACAGCGACACTTCCGATTGCTCCAATGGAAGATTGCCCTCCGTGGGTTCGGCGTTCTCCTTTTCCCGCAGTTTCTGCAATACTGTTTATCCAGAGTACCAAAGCTACCAAGAATACCAAGACGATATGACGGTGTCCTTGCCACTGATCTTGCACTCTCAAGCAGACGGCCAAGGCTTCACCGGGCCCATGCAAACCGCCACGGACGAGTTCGACCTCAGCTTGATCAGAGGCGACCCGACGTCGTTGTTGAACAACGTGGACTCGCCCTCTTCGCCTTCGTCGACCTACCTAGAAGAATTCCAGGACCCGTTTTCCAATCTTAATGGATCTTGCTACGCGGTGGGACATCTGGTGTCCGGGCAACAGTCTTCGATTTCAGCGATGACGTTCATCAGTGACACTGGACTGGGCGAAGGTTTCGGGAACCAGATTGTTCTACCCAGGAACGAAGGATTGTTGCTGGCCGATCGACGTGTGTCCGTGTCCAAAACTGTttccgaaacggagaaacggagcaaatcTTACG ACTGTTCGACGACCGACGACAACTTGACGTCCACGTATCATTGCCGATGGATAGATTGTGGCTGCGCCTTTGCCGAACAGGAGGGCCTGGTGCGTCACATCGAGAGACGTCACGTCGAATCGTCCTCGTCGAACGCGCACGGCCACGGGAGACGGGTTCAGAGGGACAGAGACAAGGACAAGGACAAAGATGGCGACGGCTTCACTGGCACCGGAAGCGGACAGGACGAGTTCGCCTGTCTCTGGCAAGGATGTCCGCGGGCTCGACCATTCAATGCCAGATACAAATTGCTGATACACATGAGGGTTCATAGTGGGGAGAAGCCTAATAAGTGCCCG TTCACTGGATGCAAAAAGGCGTTCTCGCGGCTAGAAAATCTGAAGATCCATCAGAGATCTCACACAGGAGAGAGACCATACGCTTGTCAGCATCGCGGTTGCTCTAAAGCATTCAGTAACAGCAGCGATCGTGCAAAACATCAAAGAACTCACTACGATACG AAACCGTACGCGTGTCAGGTGACCGGCTGTGGGAAACGGTACACGGATCCTTCGAGTCTGAGGAAACACGTGAAGAATCACTCGGAGCCATCGACACCGTTGCCCAGCCTCTCCTCGACCTCGGAATCCAAAAATCCGGCTAACACGACCAACACATCGCGACACGATCTGATTTCTACGACTTCCAGACAACAGTCGCAAACGGTGGCCGCCTTCGCAGCTGAATCGAATTATCAGTCGTATAAGTCTTCCGAGTCTtacgcggacgaggacacggatCTGTTCCAAACGAATCTGTGTCAGGTCGATAGGATTTCCATGAACCTTGAGAGCAATCAAGAGTATGTCCCCATTGAGTCTGTGAAGCGTTTTCTCATCGAGGACGTCAGCAGCTCGCACGTAGACGGTACAG GATACTGCGAGGAAGACGTGCCCGATTTCCAGGAACTCGGCTCGGACATCGAGCAACAGTTCCTCGAGCTGAGCAACTTGGACGACGCGGTGTTCATCGACGGTTAA